Proteins found in one Cetobacterium somerae genomic segment:
- a CDS encoding aminopeptidase P family protein, translated as MFDKNIYISRRKKLKELVGDGLILIIGNSESPMSYADNAYNFIQDSTFLYYFGLNSPDLIGVIDIENNEEYIFGKEFTIDDIIWMGQQKTFKERAAEVGIGKFLELEKLRDILEKAKLKKQIIHFTNQYRTENSLKISRLLDFDLDDINEKFSKKLVAGIIEMRNSKKDYEIIELEKATNVTREMHLTAMKNVKPGMKGYELVALLEAAAKKYNATTSFHTICTTNGQILHNHFHGNTFKEGDVVLLDCGARLENGYCGDMTTVFPVSGKFDSRQKDIYSLLIEMFDRAEECTKPGVTNKFVHLEVCKVLAKGMIKRGIMKGDIDEIVNVGAHALFFPHGLGHMIGLDVHDMENFGENNVGYDETTKRETQFGLKSLRMGKELKPGYVLTIEPGIYFIPELIERWKKEGKFEEYINYEEVKKYLDFGGMRYEGDFLITENGNRRLGDKMPKYFNEIEEILKNNI; from the coding sequence ATGTTTGATAAAAATATCTATATTTCAAGAAGAAAAAAATTAAAAGAATTGGTGGGAGATGGATTAATCTTGATTATAGGAAATTCAGAATCACCAATGTCTTATGCGGATAATGCGTATAATTTTATACAAGATTCAACATTTTTATATTATTTTGGATTAAATTCACCAGATTTGATTGGGGTTATAGATATAGAAAATAATGAAGAATATATATTTGGAAAAGAATTTACAATAGATGATATAATTTGGATGGGACAACAAAAAACTTTTAAAGAAAGAGCTGCAGAAGTAGGGATTGGAAAATTTCTAGAATTGGAAAAATTGAGAGATATATTAGAAAAGGCTAAGTTAAAAAAACAAATTATTCATTTTACTAATCAGTATCGTACTGAAAATAGTTTGAAAATCTCTAGATTACTAGACTTTGATTTGGATGATATAAATGAAAAGTTTTCAAAAAAATTAGTGGCTGGAATAATAGAAATGAGAAATTCAAAAAAAGACTATGAAATTATAGAATTAGAAAAAGCTACAAATGTTACAAGAGAAATGCACTTAACAGCTATGAAAAATGTAAAGCCAGGAATGAAGGGGTATGAATTGGTAGCGCTGTTAGAAGCAGCAGCAAAAAAATATAATGCTACAACATCTTTTCATACTATTTGCACAACGAATGGTCAAATTTTACATAATCATTTTCATGGGAATACTTTTAAAGAGGGAGATGTAGTTCTGTTGGATTGTGGTGCTAGATTAGAGAATGGTTATTGTGGTGATATGACGACAGTTTTTCCAGTTTCAGGAAAATTTGATTCTAGACAAAAGGATATATATTCATTATTAATTGAGATGTTTGATAGAGCAGAAGAATGCACAAAACCTGGAGTAACAAATAAGTTTGTTCATTTAGAGGTTTGTAAAGTTTTAGCCAAAGGAATGATTAAAAGAGGTATTATGAAGGGCGATATAGATGAAATAGTTAATGTAGGAGCACATGCATTATTTTTTCCACATGGATTAGGACATATGATAGGCTTAGATGTTCATGATATGGAAAATTTTGGTGAAAATAATGTTGGTTATGATGAGACTACAAAAAGAGAAACTCAATTTGGATTAAAATCTTTAAGAATGGGTAAAGAACTAAAACCAGGGTATGTTTTAACAATTGAACCAGGTATTTATTTTATTCCTGAATTAATAGAAAGATGGAAAAAAGAAGGTAAATTTGAAGAATACATTAATTACGAAGAGGTAAAAAAATATTTAGATTTTGGCGGAATGAGATATGAAGGAGATTTTTTAATAACGGAAAATGGAAATAGAAGATTAGGAGATAAAATGCCTAAATATTTTAATGAGATAGAAGAAATTTTAAAAAACAACATCTGA